The Microbacterium sp. W4I20 genome segment TTCGTGCGTCCCCGGTGCGGGAAGGTCACTGACGCGGGGCGGCCGTGGAGCTGCGCACCACGAGGGCGGATGCCGCGGCGATGTGCTCCGCCGGCGCGTCGGGGTCGCTCATTCGGAGCGTCAGCAGTCGGACGGCTTCGTGCCCCTGCTCTCGCGGGGACTGCTTGATCGTCGTCAGTGAGAACATCTCGGCGTGCTCGTGGTCGTCGATGCCGACGACGCTGAGCTCGGCGGGCACGGCGATGCCGAGTCGCCGCGCCGCGATCACGGCGCCGATCGCCGCCTCGTCGCAGACGCCGACGATCGCCGTGGGACGATGCCTGCGGTCGCCGAGCAGCCCTGCCGCTGCCGCGTAGCCGCCGGGCATGGTCGGGGAGGCGTGGGTGACGCGCGCCTGGGCCGTGAGCCCGGCGGCGTCGAGGGCGTCACGGTAGCCGTCGAGGCGTCGGGCGTCTCCGATGCTCAGCTCCGCGGCATCGGCCGAGCCGCCGATGAACGTGATGTCGGTGTGCCCGAGGTCGAGGAGATGCTCGGTGGCGATGCGCGCGGCGGCCGTGTCGTCGATCGACACGGCGCTCGACCCGGCGCTGTACGGTCCGACGCTCACCAGCGGGCGGTCGGCGCGCTGCAGGCGCTCGAGCTCGCGTGCGCTCGGCTGGATGCCGACGGCGATGATGCCGTCGAAACGCCGACGGGGGAGGACCTGATCGAACAGTCGCTCCCGGGCGCGCGAGCCTTCCGGCACACCGTAGAGGGATAGGTCGTAGTCGAGCGCGAACAGGGACTCCTGGATGCCGGCGAGTAATTCGGCGAAGAACCACCGGTCGACGGGCGGCATGACGACGCCGACGGTCTGCGTCCGCCCGGTCGCGAGGCTGGTTGCGGACGAGTGCGCGACGTACGAAAGGCCGCGGGCTGCATCCTCCACGCGGAGCCGGGTCTCTGCGGAGACGTAGCCGTTCCCGCTCAGCGCGCGACTGGCCGTCGCCTTCGACACGCCGGCACGTGCCGCGACATCCGCGATCGTGCTCATCGGTCCTCCTCGACCTGCCCACGCTGCAACGCGAGTGGCGACGCGCGGACGCGTGCCGGGTCACAGCGTAGCCGTTACGAGTGAGAAAAGGAACCGGTTCCACAACCGATTCGAGGGAGCGCTCCCATGAGGCGACGACGATGCGGCCGAAAGGTTGCGAGCTTGTGACCGTTGCTTATTGTGCGGGGCGTCGAAAGGCAAGTAGGTTGGCCTGGAATCGGTTCCTGAACGACGCCAGGGGTGGCGTCGGATGAGGGAGGAACCATGTACTCGAAGAGGAGAATTCACATGACTCTGTCACAGCGTTCACGGCGGCTCGTGCCGCTCGCCCTGCTGGGCGTGACGGGAATCACACTTGCTGCCTGCGGTGCTCCGGGCGGTGCTCCCGGAGGCGGCGAAGGCGGTGGCGGAGGCGGCGACAACACCGTCACGATCTACGGCACGATCGTGGAGGGTGAGGCGGAACTTCTCGCACAGTCCTGGGAGGACTTCGAGAAGGAGAACGACATCAAGATCAAGTACGAGGGCAGCCAGGACTTCGAGACGCAGCTCGGCACCCGCGCACAGGGCGGCAACCCGCCCGACATCGCGATCTTCCCGCAGCCGGGTCTGTTCGCCGACTACGCATCGCGCGACCTGCTGAAGCCGGCTCCGGATGCCGTCAAGAAGAACGCCGAAGAGGGCTGGACCCAGGGCTGGGTCGACTTCGGCACCTACGACGGCACGTTCTACGGCGCACCGCTGATGGCGAGCGTCAAGGGCTGGATCTGGTACTCGCCGGCGAAGTTCGCCGAGTGGGGTGTCGAAGAGCCGAAGACCCTGGACGAGCTGATGACGCTCACCCAGACGATCAAGGACAAGAGCGGCGCCGCTCCGTGGTGCGCCGGCTTCGAATCGGGAGTCGCCACCGGCTGGCCGGGCACCGACTGGATCGAGGACTTCGTCCTCCGTAACGCGGGTACCGACGTCTACGACCAGTGGGTCAAGAACGAGATCCCCTTCACCGACCCGCAGATCAAGGAAGCGTTCGACGCGACCGGTGAGATCCTCCTGAACCCCGAGTACGTCAACGCCGGACTCGGCGACGTGCGCTCGATCAACTCGACCGCGTTCGGTGACGTGGCCGCGAAGGTCGCCAGCGGCGAATGCGCTCTGACCCACCAGGCTTCGTTCCTCTCGGGCTTCTACCCCGAGGGCACGAACTTCGCCGAGGACGGCGACGTCTGGGCGTTCCTGATGCCGAGCACGAACGCGGACGAGACGCTCATCACCGGTGGTGGCGAGATCGTCGGCGCGTTCAGCGACGACGAGGCGACGCAGAAGGTGCTGGAGTACCTGTCCAGCCCGGAGTGGGCGACCAGCCGCCTCGCACTCGGCGGCGTGACCTCCGCGAACAAGGGCCTCGACCTCGACGTCGTCAAGGACCCGATCCTGCAGGAGTCGATCAAGCTCCTCCAGGACGACGAGGTCACGTTCCGCTTCGACGGTTCGGACCAGATGCCGGGTGCGGTCGGCTCCGGCACGTTCTGGAAGGGCATCGTGGCCTGGGTCAACGGGACCTCGACCGACGACGTGCTCACGCAGATCCAGACCGGCTGGCCTTCCAGCTGATCGGATGAGGAGGGCCGCCCTGGTGGGCGGCCCTCCTTCTCACACCCGGCCGGCGCACTGACGCTCCGGTCGATGATCAGCTCCGTCCCATGAAGGGGAATCCGTGAACGCGACTGTGTTCTTCCAATGGATCGGGTCACTTCCGCCGATCCTCCAGGCAATCGCCGTGGTCATCGCATTCGCGGTGGTCGTGGTGGTGATCCTGCTTCTCGTCGACATCGCGCCCCGCAAGGGTGCGCTCTACACCGGCATCCGCCTCGCGATGTGCCTGCTCATCCCGCTCGGGGTGATGTGGTTCTTCAACTCCTACTACTGGGCGATGGGCGTGGCGGTCGCGGTCGGCGCCGTGTTCTTCTTCCTCGACTATCGGTCCCGCGACGGTGCGGGCTACCTCATCCAGCTGGTCGCCTTCATGGCTCCGGCGATGCTGCTGCTTCTGGCCGGGCTCATCCTCCCGTCCATCCAGACCGTGTACGCGTCGTTCTGGAACTCGACCGGCAGCGACTTCGTCGGCTTCTCGAACTACCTCTGGATCTTCACGCAGTCCGACGGCGTCTCATCGGTCGTGAACACGATCGTCTGGGTGCTGCTCGTCCCGACGCTGTCGACTCTCATCGGTCTCGCGTACGCCGTCTTCATCGACAAGACCCGCGGCGAGAAGATCTACAAGCTCCTGGTCTTCATGCCGATGGCGATCTCGTTCGTCGGCGCGAGCATCATCTGGCGCTTCGTCTACGCCTACCGCGGCGGCGAGTTCGAGCAGATCGGCCTCCTCAACCAGATCCTGGTGTGGTTCGGCGGCGAGCCGCAGCAGTTCCTGCTCAACGGGCCGTGGAACAACCTGGCACTCATCGTGGTGCTGATCTGGGTGCAGACCGGTTTCGCGATGGTCGTGCTCTCGGCATCCATCAAGGGCGTGCCGCAGGAGCTGCTCGAGGCCGCAGAGCTCGACGGTGCGAACGCCTGGGAGAGGTTCTGGTCGGTGACCATCCCCTCGATCCGCCCGGCGCTCATCGTCGTGCTCACCACGATCTCGATCGCCTCGCTGAAGGTGTTCGACATCGTGCGCACGATGACCGGTGGAAACTACGGGACCTCGGTGCTCGCGAACGAGATGTACACGCAGTTCTCCAAGTTCGAGGCGGGACGCAGTGCTGCGCTCTCCGTCATCCTGTTCATCCTGGTGCTGCCGATCGTCATCTACAACGCGCGCCAGATCAAGAAGCAGCGGGAGATCCGATGACCGACACCATGAAGTCAGAGAACACGGCCAGCACGAAGGCGATCACGACCGGCGGCAGGTTCGAAGCCTCGGCCGGGCGTGCGCGCAAGCGCCTCAGCCGGCCCTGGGCGACGGTCGCATCGATCGTCATCGCCGTGCTGTGGACGATCCCGACGGTCGGGCTGTTCATCTCGTCGTTCCGCGAGCGCGAAGCGATCGAGACGTCGGGCTGGTGGACGATCTTCACCAACCCGCAGTTCACCCTCGACAACTACGGGGCTGTGCTGGAGTCGGGCACGACCCAGCTGACGATCCTCGAATCCTTCTTCAACTCCATCGTGATCACGATCCCGGCCACGATCATCCCGCTGATGATCGCGGCCATGGCGGCGTACGCCTTCTCGTGGATCGAGTTCAAGGGGCGCAACGCGCTGTTCATCTTCGTGTTCGCGCTGCAGATCGTGCCGATCCAGATGGCGCTCGTGCCGCTGCTGTCGTCGTTCTCGCGGGGGATCAACCTCTTCGGAGTCCAGGTGACGCTGGGCCTCGACGTCGCAGGCGGTTACGCGCAGGTCTGGTTCGCCCACACCATGTTCGCGCTGCCGCTGGCGATCTACCTGCTGCACAACTTCATGTCGGAGATCCCGGGCGAGATCATCGAGGCCGCGCGCGTCGACGGCGCCTCGCGCGGCCAGATCTTCTTCCGGGTCGTGCTGCCGCTGACGATGCCGGCGATCGCCTCGGTCGCGATCTTCCAGTTCCTGTGGGTCTGGAACGACCTGATCGTCGCGCTCGTCTTCGCCGACGGGGCGGCATCCCCGATCACGAAGGTGCTCGCCGAGATCACCGGTCGCGGTGAGGGCTGGTACCTCCTCACGGCCGGCGCGTTCGTCTCGATCATCGTTCCGCTCATCGTGTTCTTCTCACTGCAGCGGTTCTTCGTGCGCGGGCTCCTGGCGGGGTCCACCAAGGGCTGACCTTCGTCAGCTCAGGGACCGGCCCTTCGTCAGGCTCAGGGACCGCGCTTCGAGCGAAGCGAGACGAAGGACGGATGCCGCGGGCGGCGCAACATGGCCCCGCCCGCGGCATCCGTCCCCGTACCCTGAAGTCATGAAGTACGCAGACTCGATCGTCGACCTCGTCGGCGACACGCCCCTCGTGAAGCTCCAGCACGTCACCGAGGGCGTCGCGTGCACGGTGCTCGTCAAGCTCGAGTACATGAACCCCGGAGGGTCGTCGAAGGATCGCATCGCCGCGCGGATCATCGATGCCGCGGAGGCATCGGGAGACCTGAAGCCCGGTGGCACGATCGTCGAGCCGACCAGCGGGAACACCGGCGTCGGCCTGGCCCTGGTGGCACAGCAGCGCGGGTACAAGTGCGTCTTCGTGGTGCCCGACAAGGTCGGCGAGGACAAGATCGACGTGTTGCGGGCCTACGGCGCGGAGGTCGTGGTGACCCCGACGTCGGTCGCCCCGGACAGCCCGGAGTCGTACTACAGCGTCAGCGATCGGCTGACCCGGGAGATCCCCGGCGCGTTCAAGCCCAACCAGTACGAGAACCCGAACGGTCCGCGCAGCCACTACGAGACGACGGGCCCCGAGATCTGGCGCGACACCGACGGGACGGTGACCCACTTCGTCGCGGGGGTCGGCACCGGCGGCACCATCACCGGCACCGGCCGCTACCTGCGCGAGGTGTCGGATGGCCGCGTACGCATCGTCGGCGTCGACCCCGAGGGCAGCGTCTACAGCGGCGGCACCGGACGCCCGTACCTCGTCGAGGGTGTGGGCGAGGACATCTGGCCCGGAGCGTACGACCCGAGCATCCCGCACGAGATCGTGGCGGTGGGCGACGCGGAGTCCTTCGCGATGACCCGTCGGCTGGCCAGGGAGGAAGCCATCCTCGTGGGAGGATCCAGCGGCATGGCGGTGGTCGGCGCGCTGCGCGTCGCGCGCGAACTGCCGGCGGATGCCGTGATGGTCGTGCTGCTGCCGGACGGCGGCCGCGGCTACCTCGGCAAGATCTTCAACGACGGCTGGATGCGCTCATACGGCTTCAGCGACGTGGAAGAAGGGGAGACCGTCGCCGACGTGCTCGCCGCCCGTACCGTGCGCCAGGCCGAGGGACCGCATCCCATGCCGGATCTCGTGCACGCGCATCCGACCGACACCGTGCTCGAGGCGATCAGGATGATGACCGAGTACGACGTCTCGCAGCTCGTCGTGCTGAGCGCCGAGCCGCCGGTGATGATGGGCGAGGTCGTCGGAACAGTCGACGAGAAGGGGCTGCTCGACCTGCTGTTCCGCGGCGAGGCCGAACCGACCGATGCGGTGGGCGCGCACGTGGAGGAGCGGCTGCCGCTCGTCGGCATCCACGCCTCCGTCGCGCAGGCGCGGGCCGCGCTCGCCGAAGCGGATGCGCTGCTCGTCACGGAAGACGGCAAGCCGCACACCGTGCTCACCCGTCAGGATCTGCTGGCGTACCTGTCCCGCTGACGCGCGACGTAACGGGTCGGCCGGGGTCGACCGGCCGCACGTAGGCTGAGGAGCATGTCCGAGCACTCCTTCGCCACCCGAGCCATCCACGCCGGCCAGGCGCCCGACCCCGTCACCGGCGCGATCATCCCGCCGATCTATCAGGCATCGACGCATGTGCAGGACGGCATCGGCGGATTCCGCGAGGGATTCGAGTACAACCGCGCGGCCAACCCGACGCGATCGTCGCTGGAGACGCAGCTCGCCGCGCTCGAGGGTGGAGCGCACGCGCTGTCCTTCGCGTCGGGCCTCGCCGCGGAAGATGCGCTGCTGCGCGGCATCCTCAAGCCGGGCGATCACATCCTGCTCGGCAACGACGCCTACGGAGGCACGTACCGACTGCTGACCAAGGTGCTCGCGCCGTGGGGGATCGAGACGACCACGGTCGAGCTCGGCGATGTCGCGGCGATCCGGGACGCGATCCGTCCCGAGACGAAGATCGTGTGGCTGGAGACCCCGAGCAACCCGCTGCTGAAGATCGTCGACATCGCGCAGATCGCCGAGATCGCCCACGCGGCAGGGGCCATCGCGGTCGTGGACAACACCTTCGCGTCGCCCGCGCTGCAGCAGCCGCTCTCGCTCGGCGCCGACCTCGTGATCCACTCCACGACGAAGTACCTCGGCGGACACTCCGACGTGCTGGGCGGGGCAGTGGTTTTCGGTGACGACCGCTTCTACGACCAGGTGAAGTTCCAGCAGTTCGCGGTCGGCGCGGTCTCGGCGCCCTTCGACGCGTGGCTCACCACCCGGGGCATCAAGACGCTCGCGGTGCGCGTGCGGCAGCACTCCGAGAACGCGCAGGCGATCGCCGAATGGGCCCAG includes the following:
- a CDS encoding cystathionine beta-synthase, with product MKYADSIVDLVGDTPLVKLQHVTEGVACTVLVKLEYMNPGGSSKDRIAARIIDAAEASGDLKPGGTIVEPTSGNTGVGLALVAQQRGYKCVFVVPDKVGEDKIDVLRAYGAEVVVTPTSVAPDSPESYYSVSDRLTREIPGAFKPNQYENPNGPRSHYETTGPEIWRDTDGTVTHFVAGVGTGGTITGTGRYLREVSDGRVRIVGVDPEGSVYSGGTGRPYLVEGVGEDIWPGAYDPSIPHEIVAVGDAESFAMTRRLAREEAILVGGSSGMAVVGALRVARELPADAVMVVLLPDGGRGYLGKIFNDGWMRSYGFSDVEEGETVADVLAARTVRQAEGPHPMPDLVHAHPTDTVLEAIRMMTEYDVSQLVVLSAEPPVMMGEVVGTVDEKGLLDLLFRGEAEPTDAVGAHVEERLPLVGIHASVAQARAALAEADALLVTEDGKPHTVLTRQDLLAYLSR
- a CDS encoding carbohydrate ABC transporter permease yields the protein MTDTMKSENTASTKAITTGGRFEASAGRARKRLSRPWATVASIVIAVLWTIPTVGLFISSFREREAIETSGWWTIFTNPQFTLDNYGAVLESGTTQLTILESFFNSIVITIPATIIPLMIAAMAAYAFSWIEFKGRNALFIFVFALQIVPIQMALVPLLSSFSRGINLFGVQVTLGLDVAGGYAQVWFAHTMFALPLAIYLLHNFMSEIPGEIIEAARVDGASRGQIFFRVVLPLTMPAIASVAIFQFLWVWNDLIVALVFADGAASPITKVLAEITGRGEGWYLLTAGAFVSIIVPLIVFFSLQRFFVRGLLAGSTKG
- a CDS encoding carbohydrate ABC transporter permease codes for the protein MNATVFFQWIGSLPPILQAIAVVIAFAVVVVVILLLVDIAPRKGALYTGIRLAMCLLIPLGVMWFFNSYYWAMGVAVAVGAVFFFLDYRSRDGAGYLIQLVAFMAPAMLLLLAGLILPSIQTVYASFWNSTGSDFVGFSNYLWIFTQSDGVSSVVNTIVWVLLVPTLSTLIGLAYAVFIDKTRGEKIYKLLVFMPMAISFVGASIIWRFVYAYRGGEFEQIGLLNQILVWFGGEPQQFLLNGPWNNLALIVVLIWVQTGFAMVVLSASIKGVPQELLEAAELDGANAWERFWSVTIPSIRPALIVVLTTISIASLKVFDIVRTMTGGNYGTSVLANEMYTQFSKFEAGRSAALSVILFILVLPIVIYNARQIKKQREIR
- a CDS encoding cystathionine gamma-synthase, which translates into the protein MSEHSFATRAIHAGQAPDPVTGAIIPPIYQASTHVQDGIGGFREGFEYNRAANPTRSSLETQLAALEGGAHALSFASGLAAEDALLRGILKPGDHILLGNDAYGGTYRLLTKVLAPWGIETTTVELGDVAAIRDAIRPETKIVWLETPSNPLLKIVDIAQIAEIAHAAGAIAVVDNTFASPALQQPLSLGADLVIHSTTKYLGGHSDVLGGAVVFGDDRFYDQVKFQQFAVGAVSAPFDAWLTTRGIKTLAVRVRQHSENAQAIAEWAQGRPEFAQVYYPGLESHAGHEIAARQMSGFGGMLSLGLAAGADAARAFAESTSLFQLAESLGGVESLIGYPPDMTHASVRGTPLAVPENVVRLSVGIEDVSDLIADLEQGIARVGR
- a CDS encoding ABC transporter substrate-binding protein; protein product: MTLSQRSRRLVPLALLGVTGITLAACGAPGGAPGGGEGGGGGGDNTVTIYGTIVEGEAELLAQSWEDFEKENDIKIKYEGSQDFETQLGTRAQGGNPPDIAIFPQPGLFADYASRDLLKPAPDAVKKNAEEGWTQGWVDFGTYDGTFYGAPLMASVKGWIWYSPAKFAEWGVEEPKTLDELMTLTQTIKDKSGAAPWCAGFESGVATGWPGTDWIEDFVLRNAGTDVYDQWVKNEIPFTDPQIKEAFDATGEILLNPEYVNAGLGDVRSINSTAFGDVAAKVASGECALTHQASFLSGFYPEGTNFAEDGDVWAFLMPSTNADETLITGGGEIVGAFSDDEATQKVLEYLSSPEWATSRLALGGVTSANKGLDLDVVKDPILQESIKLLQDDEVTFRFDGSDQMPGAVGSGTFWKGIVAWVNGTSTDDVLTQIQTGWPSS
- a CDS encoding LacI family DNA-binding transcriptional regulator yields the protein MSTIADVAARAGVSKATASRALSGNGYVSAETRLRVEDAARGLSYVAHSSATSLATGRTQTVGVVMPPVDRWFFAELLAGIQESLFALDYDLSLYGVPEGSRARERLFDQVLPRRRFDGIIAVGIQPSARELERLQRADRPLVSVGPYSAGSSAVSIDDTAAARIATEHLLDLGHTDITFIGGSADAAELSIGDARRLDGYRDALDAAGLTAQARVTHASPTMPGGYAAAAGLLGDRRHRPTAIVGVCDEAAIGAVIAARRLGIAVPAELSVVGIDDHEHAEMFSLTTIKQSPREQGHEAVRLLTLRMSDPDAPAEHIAAASALVVRSSTAAPRQ